ACACAACTACAGGAAATAAAATGGTGCACCGATTGTAAAGATAACAACTTGCCGTTAGCCTCTCTATCCTTTACGACTCTAAGTATTTGAGAGGgtcacatatatatatatatgtttcaaAATACCGTCCGACCGTCTGTGTGTTCAATTGTAAATTTGGATTACATGACTGTTTCTGCTATGTTAAAAAACAAGCTACTCGTGTTTATTATCAAAAAACTAAGTTGTACTGCTGTTGCTAAGTTAAAGTAATGTCAAGTGATGAGTCGTGAGATCAGTCAAGTCAACTCGACTCAAGAAAGTTTAATTAAGCTAAGAAGGGTAAAAACAAGAACATGCAGCATAAACCAAAGCTGTCGTATGACATACAGTAACACCCAGTTTTGTTCGATGAAAAACAATGTATTACAATACATTTTAATAGTAGTAGTGGGGGTACGTGTGTGTTTGTATCaaggtattttgtttttagtgtGATCGGTATTCTTTGTGCATACGGCTACGCATACACCAAAAACTGCCCCACTCGGTAGACGTTTTTTCGTTAATTTTACTGGTTAAAATACTCACACATTGACTGCAATGTTACTGTAATGATTGCCCATGCAGTTTCCTTTCTGTCGACATGTTCGTAACTTTTACCAGCTCCAAAAATCGAACGTAAACTTGTAAACAAGAAAAAACTAACTTTTTAGGACACCGCTCAGCGAACAAAGTTACGGTcgtccattttgttttatttgtaagcGGCCTCTTGATAAATTTGCATATTCATCGTTTCTCGGTAATCCAACGATTCTATTGGTTCACGGATGAAAAGTGAGGTCAGCGATCGTGTCAAAGTTCAATTAGTTGAACTCTGTAGCGACGTCGCCAGCGCCTTTCAGCGACGCATCGCTGAGCATCGCTGAGGTCTCGacgatgactataaactgtgttttttaggatcgcgcgtcaagatttccatcgcgcgaccgccGCGCGAccgtcgcgcgaccgactataaaccggccttaagtTGCGACATTTTTGTGTCGCAACTTTCAGGCTTTCGCCACTTTTAGAAGTGGCCTAAAAGAGGTTTCAGGCCGAAATCTTCAGGGTGGAGGCATTGTGAGTTTCTAACAAtgtgttatgctatcaacagctttcaattgcttattactaagtaagtttgtttatgctaacaataattattgtggGTAATAGTGTCCAGCGCTCCGCTGAAGAAAACAATGCGCCCACGGCTTTGCGCCAATGGTTTGCACGGACTGTCGTAGCTCAGCGAAAAGTCGGAAACAACCTCAAAATACTGTTTGAAATTATATTAAAACGAAAGGGTAAAAGAACAACGTTCGTAAACATAATATGATCAGTTTCCAAGTCTGTGATTGTGGTTTTTAGTAtattaaatagcgccctcttgtggacaTACCTGcgtcgttaaaggcagtggacactattgaattggtaattactcaaaataattattagcataaaaccttacttgttaaaagtaatggggagagcttgatagtttaaaacattgtgagaaacggctacctctgaagtggagtggttttcgagaagttccatgagtttgatttcgagacttcaagtttagaattttaggtcccgaaatcaagcatctgaatgcaaaCATtaacgtgtgacaagggtgttttttttcttctttatagttatctcgcaactccgacgaccaatcgagctcaaattttcacaaatttgttatgttatgcatatgttgaggcagcaagtgagaagactggtctttgaaaattaccaacagtgtccactggctttaacctACGATCGCACGACTTGGGGCATGTGATAGCTATCTGGCTAAGGAGGCGTTTTGCGTGGCCgatgcagagaaataaccgcGATCTCAGATTTGAAATCAATAAGCTCTCTCTGACCTTTGACCAGACGCTTTGTGTTCACATTCTACGTTCATAAGGTATAGAAGCTGTACTTTGGTCCCAAATAGAAACCGATAAAGAAGCCATGCAGTTACAAGGCATTCCAAGAATACAAAACCATAGTTTGTTTCCATACTTAGGACTAggtaattgtttatttttgttattacagCACAGTCAAAGTTTACTGTGATTTTCATTCGACCTTAAATCAGGAAGGAAATAAACGTAGGGGATAAGTTTACTTATGTTATTTAAGACACGTAGGAAATGATAATTCATTGAATAAATAATATTCAACGCAATTCAATGGCAAAATACATTTTGGAAAATAAGCACACACAAttgtcaaataaaaattattttcagtgtATTGCGTTGTTTGATTGAATGTGTTTGTACATTACTGTCAGTGACATATTAAGCCTTTTTGAAGTAACGCGGTTGTAATATGTGTGCAATGTGTAGTTTGGGTGTATTACCCAAACCTTACAGTGATGTAGAATTGTGACCGCcacatctcaaaatggcttatacaTTTTGATTTTCATGAAGAACGTTTTAATCGTCCacgaaatctgagaaacgactCACGCATGAAACGTTTCCCAAACTCGATTaaacagtttttcaaaaccaaatTACTCCGAAGGGAATCTTTTCATaaaatagttttgaaaaagttgtTTACTAATCAACAGCTGCAAGGCCTCcaatcaagtaagtttttaaatcTTATTTTATAGTCATTATTTTTACCAATCTAAgatccctttaaagacactggacactattggtaattgtcaaagaccagtcttcccacttgctgtatctcaacatatgcataaaaaatcaaacctgtgaaaatttgagctcaattggtcatcgaagttgtgagataataatgaaagaaaaaacacccttgtcacacgaagttgtgtgctttcagatgcttgatttcgagacctcaaattctaagtctgaggtcttgaaatcaaattcatggaaaattacttctttcttgaaaactactccacttcagagatagctgttttttcacaatgtttatacttacctaccaacctctccccattactctttaccaagtaaggttttatgctaataattattttgagtaattaccaatagtgtccactgcctttaagacagatTTCAAATTTACATCAGCCGTGAAAACtgaacataaataaaaataatgtgagAGGTAAAAATGGCCCAACgaagtatataaaaaaaaatttaagtgCTACACGTAGTTATCGGTTCATAGTTCAAGTTTGTTGTTAACCTACACAATTATTTCTAATCAAAAAAGCACACTTTCTTCCATCTTGTCATTGCTCTACGATGAAAGCTTCTATGAAGCCCAATACACTGTACAAATAAATTAGTGAAAACGACAAGTTGTTCATAATAGGCTAAGACATCATGTTGACTTACAGTCAGTCAAAGTGATGtcttatagacctttcttttgatACTTGGTTGGCATgatcggccgaatgttagtaaaacactcaatcgtaacacatatttatgttttaataattgtcaaaattttctgcaaactttcaatataaataaaatacctcacgaaattagttttttgttttcaacaaaatcaccAGAATTTTACAGTAGCAATCTGTTGTTGATTGGCATTTATTGCaatccatagttttccaacctgggttggcaaaaacttaggcgtgacgttgcaaaagaaaggtctataatgaCCAACTTACGTCGTTTTGactaaaataaattgtacaGTGTTAAAGACTGCACTCTTCCTCCGTATCTCCCATGTCACAAACATGTTtgataaatacaaaatacaacaatgGCGCCCTGCTCCACAATACAACTTACATCGACAACAAAACCTTATTTAGTTTTAGTGcaatcaaattatttaaaaccgCCCTTTTTCTGCCCGTCAACGATTTTTGGCACGCTTTGTGATAACCCTTCAGGGGTGGATTTAACAAAggtagtccttacttaggactagtcctaggcaatgctatgagataggaccagtcctaagttaggatgagttactggtcctaaggaccagtcctatctcttaacattacctaggactagtcctaagttaggactacctttgtgaaatccacccctgcccCAGTAGGGTTATCACACGGCCTACATTCATTAGCACCCCACCCctcacacaaataaaaaaataaatctcaaaATAGTTGGTCACATAATGTTAAAACTATTTAATTGAGTACAAAGCAGTTTACCAATGAATTTGATTAACCAATGAACAACTTCCCTTTGACCTCTTGCCACAGGCGCCATttactcaaatgacgtcatgtgcatcaCCATATGGGATTAGCCATGTGAACAAAcaaacggtttttttttttcttgtttgcttTAGGTGCGACATTTGACCGTCATGTACGGCACAGTGttgaaaacaacaataaatcaAACATAGTAATCATACAACACACATTTCTCATCTTCTTATTTAAAATGCAGCAATTTTGATGGTTCAATTAGTATTGTGCGACTCAGATAGACGTGTCGGAATTAAGCGACTTTGGCTGCAGCTACCGCCGTTTTGCAGCAGCGTTAACAGTTGAAGAATATGAATTTTCAGCCTATCCAGCCATAGCCGAAATAATTAATTCAGACAAAGTTTATCTTGAAATTCGTTGCAGAGTGTGAGTGTCGAGTCCCTGTCTTGACAAtattgtgtctttgagcaataTACTAAtactttgtccttcggatgggacattaagccataTAGGCTAAATGTCCCATAAACAGTcttttgggttcttttacatgcaccaTACATATGGGATCTTCTTTTACATGCACCATACATATGGGATCTATAGATCCCATATGTAtggtgcatgtaaaagaacccagaacactgtTTATGGGACATTTAGCCTATTACGCCTGGATCCACattgcaagcacccttgtttacaggtttcctagGCATGAGAGATAAAATTACTTTTGTATGAGTCATTAccacaaaaaatgaataattttaaTACTAGTTTCATATCTGTCGACACAACTTCACGATTTCATCCCAGTGTTCTTGTTTGATCTGCCCCTCTTCGCAATCCCTGACTGTCAGATGTTGAAGCTCCACCGGTACTGGGCAATCTATTAACTTGATCGGTAAGATAAACTCGTCCTCCCTGGTGTATAGCTCCCGTATGGCATGGGCGATGGTGAACCTCATCCAGCTCTGGCTTCCCGGTAGAATTATAACACACCGGTGGCTCAGCCTGAGACAGTCCAAGATGTTCTTTTGAATCTCCTTGCCGAGCTGGAAATCCCTGCCCCCGATGCAGCACTTGATGTTGTGTTCCATCTCGAGCTTATTGACAAACGCCACAGCCCATCGCCTGTTTGTATCGGTGTGCCATACAAAAACATCGAAGTCGTAGGCGTATCTGTCACTGGAACCACGGGGAAGACATGTCCCCATATCTGATAACTTAGAACAGGGTCTCCAGAAGTGATAGTCCATGAGCACGCGGACAAAACCCTGCTTCTCGTTGGTATTGTAATGCTCAAAATCATGCTGGAAGAAGACATCCAGCTGCTCTTCCTGGAGAGCTGTGTCTAGGATTTGCTTTCGGATCTCCTTCGCCTTCTGTAGTTGATGTTGGCTCCCTGCAAGTTCGTTGGCCTTCTCCAGGCAAACGGCCCACCGTCGATGAGCCAGCACTTGGtcaaaataatcataatcaATAAACTGCTCGCTACTCGTGGCCCTCAAGAACATGAAGGAGGCCTTATCGTTGTCACCGAGGAGGTAATAGACGTAGCCCAAGTCTGAGATATCAGCGTGTGCCTCCTTCTTCTTCAAGGCATTCTGTAGGTCCGAAGCTGCATCGTAAAGCCGATCCACTGCAGCATTCCCGTCTTCCACAGACTCTTCGTACATCTTAAGGTACATAAACGCTCGATAGCGATACCCATATCGAGACGGGAGTATGCCCAAAGACTTATCAAGCAACTGCTTGGCTTCTTCGAACCTCTTCAGTTTAACATATTCTGACCCTACCCTACGGAGTACAATCTCATGCTCTGGATGTATACCAAGACCTTTCTCAAAACACTGCTCCGGTGTGAGGTGGTACTCAGGCTTCTCTGGAAATACTTCACCAAGACTCCGGTGCTCCGGATCGTGGTTTACAAGGATCCCAAGGAAGACCCAAGACAAAGCTTGGTAATCTTCTGAAAGGCTGATCGTGGCCACATTCATGAATTGTTTACAAGCATTGATGAACCCCTCTTTGATTTTAGCATCCGAGTAACAATCCGAGTTATCCAGGGGCTCATCTGTTTCGGCGTGAAGCTTTCTCAAGTACAATATCTGGAGGTCTCGCCGGTAGAGGGCCAAGGCGTAGTCGAAAAACCACTCTGCTCGGTGTGGTCCATCACATTTACTGCCGATGGTGGCGGCTAGTTTAATATATCTCATATACTTTAAGCATCGCTTGAACGGCTCGAAGTAGCGGATAGCGTGAGCTTTGTCCGCATGAGCTCTAGCTCTCTCATAGCAGCTTGGTCTCGAAAGAATCTCAACAAGTCTATCCACAAAATGGCGGTTATCTTCTAACTTACCGATTCCTTTGGTTATGTACGCGAGATTCGCAAGTGCGTTTAGATTATTCCCATCTTTGTCCAACACACCCTCGAAGAAGCTTTGAGCTTCATCCAACTCGTCGAGGTTATAAGCAATGAACCCTTGAAGGTTCCGTATAGCTGTGTAGTAAGTCGGCCGATCGCAGAAGTCCCACTTCTCAAGGGCCAAGTTCTCCTTCTCACGTCCGAGGCGGGTTTTGTCCTTAGAGACAGGGCTCAGCTCGTGCCAGCTGAGATGACACCCCAGCGAGTCGATCAAGGCTAGTATTTGTTCGTAGCGAACGTGGCAATCTGGTTTGACTGTAACGTCCATTGCTGCACATTGTATCCCCAGCGACCTTTCACTATCGTATGTAACTCTTAAGTGTACGGCAATGTCATAACGAAAGCACAACTCACCACATGTGGGAAAAAACTGTAGTTAAATCTCAACACAGTTGACAAGGATGAGCTGTCCAAAACAATCAGTGTGTTAGCGATTGTTAATCATTGTGTTTTAGATTCCAAACTCCATCGATCAGTGTTCAAAAACAACCGTTATATTATCTTTATCGCTTCATGGGAATACAGTGAAACGttgcacacaaaaaatgtgCCTTTTGGCATTCATTGAATAGCGTTACAAcacattataataaaaaattagaCTTGTACAGCTCCTACGCCTTAATGGTACACGTGATGATGATCATAGCAGAAGACACTAAACGTTTTGATACGcgagatggcagcagacttgtaTTCTTCATAAAAGCTAGCAGCAACTTGGTTTCAGAAACATACACGTTTACTGGGATGTTACTTTCTTGGGAAATAAAAGCAATAATTCCAAATGGCCACCTTGCAAACAATTTGAACAGAAGTTTgcggttaaaggaacacgttgccttggatcggtcgagttggtccttaaACAGCGCTCTGCAACGTTTgatataaaattgatatggttagaaagatgttgtaaaagtagaatacaatgatctacacaaatatgtctcgaaattgcgtagtttatcgatttacctcgtcgactaacacggtcggcaatttacTGGAGTCAAGtgaaaatggccgactgtgttagttcgggacgtaaaacgaaaaccgtgcaattttgagtgatacttgtgtgtatattgttctacttttaaaacgactttctaaccattgcattatgcatttcatatcacacggtttcaaacgcttttcatagaccaactcgtccgatccaaggcaacgtgttcctttaagtgtccGGGAATAGTATTAGATTTTGGTCAAGAGACTGATATACTTCAAACCACAGCCTTGTTAGGGGAACCCCAGGCTTGTGGGTGTAGGtagataaagacaggtaccagctattcagatccagtgattccatttgGGTATAATGATAccattggataaatgcagtgactgaaagctaccgtagctgggtttgttttgattggtctgaggtcacctcggttggccaatcaaaacacagatatagaaagcttactttcggtcgtccGCACGTGTGTCCACGTACGTGTGTGGTAGTATGTATACAGGACATGCATGGTGGATTCGGTACTCGCTTGGTAATTGGTGTAGAATTTGTGTGTATCTCTATGAgcggtcaaaggtcaaaccacacgccggtttttggccggtctctggcgttattcacgagcctcgaaaaatgacgtcagacgttcaggctagtGCACAGGTTGCATGGTGCAATGGCGCCCCCTCTCGGTTAGAAATTAGCAGTAAAGCACAGTATACATTTTGCAGTACGTTGTgattatatttatataaaaaaaagacaatatgAAACACTGGTTCCCTGCAAACACATGATTCACTTGACCACATTTAAATAAATAGTCACAGTTATTAGTTTCTGTGGAAAAAACAGACGTCACTTGTATGCATTCgtattgaaggcactggacacgtttgctAGTGGTCAACTTGATCTTTCCCTACATATTTACATATAACTAATCTTAATCTGTTAATATGGCGTTTCAATGAAGTAACGAGAGATTTTAGTATGCTTTTCATTACCTCTTTTTTCGAACACTGCGTTAtttcaaagggagtcgtttctcacaatgtttaggcctaactatcaacagctcttcattggtCATGGCGAGAAGACAGcgaaagaagtttcagttttagaagtggAAGGAAAACCCTAGAGAactattccagggaaaactcaCACAGTCAGATAGGGACAGGAAACCAAACTCCAGcagtgccccccccctcccccggcGCCTTATatgaaccagggtcctagaagGTAACAAGGCAAAGAAGGATACCACTTCGGCGGCAACGGCCAACGTTCTTCGACCGAGAAATCGTCGTTCAATTTTCacttaaaagccattggacactttcggtaaacagtattgtccaaaggcccactcttcgtttatcacaactgatataaaaaataacaaacctgtgaaaatttaggctcaatcggtcatcggagtcgggagaaaataacggggaaaacccacccttgtttccgcacgtttcgccgtgtcatgacatgtgtttaaaataaatccgtaattctcgacaacgagaattgataattgtttgaatgttttctcgaaaagtaaagcatttcatggaataatatttctttcaccattaccttctgtaaaccctgtaggttatttgtaaatctgtgaatctgttttttttctgtaccgaaagggtccaatggctttaaggcagaCAAATACATATTTTTGCTATGTGAAATTGACGTTCAAATAAAGCAGAGAATGTGCAACTCATGGTTCCTGAAATTGTGGTTTTGAATGCTTTTCGAATGCGTATGGTTTTAAAGTTTTCGAtatttttcaactttttttttttaaagtgaaagggaaagtatacattTGTATACGCTCGCTTGTTTTAATCTTGTATAATGATAGATATACAATGACACTAACCTGTGAAACCTATCTAAAAATGTGACATTGGGTTTTGAAATGTCATTTTCAcgtgtttatttaatttgtatacAGGTACATTTATATTCATGTTGAATTTAAACATCAatcgaacagttccaaaaaaacaaaggtatgcTTCGTCCTTAAAGACCTATAAGTGAAAGGAACACCTAAAAACTTTGAGGCAATTTGTGTTATATTCTTTCCAACCATTCAATACTAAACGCTTTAAATCACAAAATACAAGGCAACGCGTGTACCTTTGATCTGTTTaaccattttgattgttttgattcCATAGTGTAGATTCATACagtaaaactaacatgtgaaaacaattattttcaaaaggtgATCTCGTTTTCGATATATCGCCGAAAAAccggagcgaataatgtccaCGGACGTGAAGAATAATTCCTATTATAATAGGATCAGGAATACACAAATTCAGATGCGTTACTGGTAGTAACGCTTTCAGATTAAGGGACAATTGTTGctttatctttttacataaccgcaatacttcgaagtgaaacctttctcaaaatgctgAGCTATTATCGGAAGCCGAAGAagaattaccaaaagtatttATTTCCTTGAAGCGTGACTTGTTCACAGGGTAAGCCCTAAAAATAAATCACGCTGTCGtcattttggtcatgttccatgTTTCCACTGTAGCGATTGCTAGCATTctttgcgcaaacatggcaccagactataaGTATTATTCGTCCACAGActtagtttggttacaatgagttggaatcatagtaaaatcaagatggccacaccgtgagaAAGGTCTATGTAGACGGCATATGCAATTGGGCACAGGTGAAAAACTTGCGTGCATAGAGATTTCATCATAATACATGTTTGTTTGCTACTATTACATTTTCACATTTTAACCAAGTTTGTCAATCAGATTCAAAAAATTAAGATTAAGCAAATTAAGATATGAACAAATTGATAGTTCACAGTGATTTAGATTGTTATTTAAGAAGTTTaaagtaggacaacaattaggttaaGGCGAAGCCGAGGCTTTTGTGCCCTTAACCTATCGACAGACAACAGTAGatttacgggagtcaaatttttgacataaatggccgaccgtgttagttcgcagagtaaaaggaaaaccacgcaatttcgaggcaaatttgtgtggatcattgtattctacttttaaaacgtctttcgacccatatgcatttgataagaaacggttacaaacgcttattatatataccaactcgtccgatccaaggcaacgtattttAACTGGCAGAGATACTTACTGTATCTCTGTCAGTGTATCGGTGTTGGCCCCCCTACCTTGCAGTTTTATTTATCCTCTGACTGCAAAACCAGTTTCGTTTTGGTTATCGAACCTCCTGGGTGTGTAAAGTTGACAACTCCTATCAGTTTATACAGTGTTATGTTCAAGTGTTGACATGaagtttctttcttttcatCATCACATCAACTGTACGTTCTAAAATGGTACAAAGCCTTGTTTGCTCCATGGTTGACATCGGAGACAAGatttccatatcctgccaccactttttcactcatttttaccaaaaaggaaTTATTCaataggataactttccgtatggcgccaccactttttcactcatttttacaaaaagggatatctcattgaggtaaattagatactatattatttcatatcgaatgaaaaagtggtggcgccatacggaaacttttccattcaatatttcattttgagtaaatCAGGTACTAATTTATCTCATAttcaatgaaaaagtggtgtgAGGATACGGCATTTTTCTGAGATTGGTTTTGTCCGACCTCCCACTGGGACTCGCATCTCGTACTTCGACCAGACCAAAGCTCTATGACCAGTATAATCTCATACAGCTACTTTAAGCGGAAAATAGTAATATACTCACAGACTCACAAAACCGGTAATGTTGAAGAAAATACTAGTATAAATATACTCACATATCCGTTAATgttgatgctcatggcgcaagaactgcacgtaggcctacaattccAGTAACCAGGCAGTGTTCATTCTGtcatagagctaggacccagCTCTATGATTCTGTAAACCCATCTACCTCAGCTCCATGGGGTGGCGAATATACACAGCATGTACTGACGAATTAAACATTGCAGCAGTCGAACTTACATGAACTATATCTCTGCCCTCGCAAACGGATGCGTTTTGGGCGgttgttttagtttttgaacCCAGCTCCATGACGGAATGACGAGCATACACAGCATGTACTGACAATGTTGCAGCACACCAAACTACATGGACTATCTTTGACCTCACATGGATGTGCTTTCGCAGTTGATTCAGTTAATGGATAATGGCCGATTCAACCGAAACATTTATTGGTAACATCCCAGTACTCATAGAGAAGCATATTACAGCGAAGCAATTATATACGATAACAACAGTCCTGCTCACAAACGTCGTGACCAGGAATCGAACCAACGCCTCTACCGCCCGAATATAGTGCACATTTGGTGCTGGATATGTAGCTTTGTGTCTTTTGTGAGCCTTCATTGTGTTCTGGGAATTCCAAGAACTATTTGCAAAGCCATAGGTGGTCGTTGCTTCTGTGCAATAAGTGTATTAAAGTATGGGAACattttttattgggggggggggggctctgcCACATATCATACATGTTGTATAATAGTGTCTGGGAGCTATATCCCGAATGTCATACCAAAAATGTGCCAAACTTAGCAGAAAACATGGTGAATTGTGGcctgttgttattttcttttctgcGACATTTTGGTCGCGTTGTGGCCCGGCATGGTGTATCCCTCTATGGTGTGTTCATTGTGCGCTTCGGATCCCAATAATTATATTTAGAGGATTTTAGCACCTGGGGTGTCCTGTAGCTCTATTTAACTTGTGTACAAGAGGGGATATAGTGTGGGAACATTGGGTGGTATGTGGTGGGttgatgggggaggggggggggggtaccctcgGGCACCACAATTGGCACCATAATTGGCATAACAACCTTGCGTTTGGCTGACTTGACAAGCTTTCAATTCTGGCACCAAGTAAAACACATTAGCGTGACACTGTGGGTTAATTGGGTTTTAAAAGATAATAATTTTTAGGAACAATTTGACAGCAAGGCAGCAAGTTTTGAAAAACCCATGTGATTCCCAAATGAGCACTCATCTCCTCGGTCGCCCGGACAGAGATTAACTATGGCAACTTCATCACCCCACGAGTCTTCACCTCATTGGGGATTCAACTGTTTGTCTGTAGTATATAGAAATGCCAccctcaaacaaaaatatataatcgGGGACAGTGTTTAATAGGTCGTGTTAAGAAGTTTCAGAATGCGGTTTGGTAAATTTACCCGCGTCTATTAATTTTGCGTTCACTGcgtgaacattttcaaacacaAGGATCTACGGGTGAGTCAACGCTCAGAAAGCATATTATCGTCCCTGCGTTTTAAGCAGAGTATTAATTCACTCAATCTGGCGTCTACATTTATACAAGGCAATCCCGAGTGCAATGGAATAGTCCAAATTTTACAGAGTGAAATCATTATATTCTGCAACATTATACACTCAACACGGCATCCAATATGAATTTCATATACGGGCACTAAggttaaagtttgtttttacgagtattgaccccttgcaattaattttgtacaacaggggtgtttttcttctcatttttttcttgcagccttgatgaccaattgaatcaaaactttcacaggtttggtattttatgcatttgttggcatataccaagtgagaagactggtctgtgacaataggagactttccaacgctaggcggcagcagacataccgggtaaatttccattgtttacgtagttctgaacatgcgcacaattctgagaacaatggatttacccggtaagtctgctgccctctgtcgtcccagaaagtctcccattgtgtccTTTGCCTTTTATACACACCGgtttaagggtaaaacaaattatacgtATTTGTTTGTcccgatgcaaaaataacattttttaacGAGACTAACACTCACCTCCCAACCTCA
This DNA window, taken from Asterias rubens chromosome 15, eAstRub1.3, whole genome shotgun sequence, encodes the following:
- the LOC117299998 gene encoding uncharacterized protein LOC117299998: MDVTVKPDCHVRYEQILALIDSLGCHLSWHELSPVSKDKTRLGREKENLALEKWDFCDRPTYYTAIRNLQGFIAYNLDELDEAQSFFEGVLDKDGNNLNALANLAYITKGIGKLEDNRHFVDRLVEILSRPSCYERARAHADKAHAIRYFEPFKRCLKYMRYIKLAATIGSKCDGPHRAEWFFDYALALYRRDLQILYLRKLHAETDEPLDNSDCYSDAKIKEGFINACKQFMNVATISLSEDYQALSWVFLGILVNHDPEHRSLGEVFPEKPEYHLTPEQCFEKGLGIHPEHEIVLRRVGSEYVKLKRFEEAKQLLDKSLGILPSRYGYRYRAFMYLKMYEESVEDGNAAVDRLYDAASDLQNALKKKEAHADISDLGYVYYLLGDNDKASFMFLRATSSEQFIDYDYFDQVLAHRRWAVCLEKANELAGSQHQLQKAKEIRKQILDTALQEEQLDVFFQHDFEHYNTNEKQGFVRVLMDYHFWRPCSKLSDMGTCLPRGSSDRYAYDFDVFVWHTDTNRRWAVAFVNKLEMEHNIKCCIGGRDFQLGKEIQKNILDCLRLSHRCVIILPGSQSWMRFTIAHAIRELYTREDEFILPIKLIDCPVPVELQHLTVRDCEEGQIKQEHWDEIVKLCRQI